A portion of the Magnolia sinica isolate HGM2019 chromosome 17, MsV1, whole genome shotgun sequence genome contains these proteins:
- the LOC131231295 gene encoding uncharacterized protein LOC131231295 — translation MMAKTSQKRSVRAEKDRPGCIWGLISIFDFRHGRSTQRLISDKRRGSGRHVKGTGVSRNKHHLLTNGSEKHKDLDESVNDSSDGDDDKIARVDSSMSSVKALIDEEMSKAKQSKKQTSSETIEQKRPDLENRVCLEETYNHTNKSSSVACDVNLHDSGASASLDHDQSHHPNSRERFSEVEEFFDQNHPNHEIGTCSCHAKKSSSHIKHNENAKHEERLGETAEAFLNQKLIDAKQLLAGGPLHQSKEFMDALEILKSNKDLFLKLLQDPNSLLVQHIHELQNAQAGVGLSEEINNSMQLQEPVSNKQYQKQRRYRFFGRRDKMTEGKNPSKGSDGPPTSSRIVVLKPSPITSPGSSPQPHFSSRSRGQSERAPSQFSITEIKRKLKHSIGENRKERHWITMDGILHRVPHRSVNSGDGGKPKECESSNEYEGSLPSYDSCKNINTTTVVYSPRRESAIYEEAKRHLAEMLSAGVEDGELPTRRVARTLGRILSMPESSMQSPEFSTGRNKEPRFEHEEMRFSPSDDFQCRSENGLRYKKEITVNRSSPLRQNVESSSWANNTNDPDGELQVPDSNSELLEQILPDIEMQPSGIRGHLSPKGGMEIQEITDAVRIEETDHMDAPSKPANDQQIDNKHHNIDASENCGEEGSSECSISDSSEEKAILPLIPASFSESPLHIHETEDPDSIGEKQERPSPVSVLDPFFVEDVTSASSEARHVDLTIQPRQIHFEEHHHHSISTAPLDPEINLRTRMVGKESEFEYVRTVLQASGLSCDGFMARWHSSGHLLDPYLFDEVEASFTAQSSDDQKLLFDCINEVLGEVYERFFSCSPWVSFVKPNIRPIPMGKNLVREVWEGIDRLFPTQYPHTLDQIVGKDMEKDGTWMNLQSEVESFGNEMGDLILERLLEETILELWE, via the exons ATGATGGCGAAGACATCACAGAAGCGCTCTGTGCGGGCGGAAAAGGACCGCCCGGGTTGTATTTGGGGTTTGATTAGTATTTTTGACTTCCGACATGGCCGTTCTACTCAAAGGTTGATTTCAGATAAGAGACGTGGAAGCGGCAGACATGTTAAAG GCACTGGCGTTTCAAGGAACAAACATCATTTACTGACCAATGGCAGCGAAAAGCACAAGGACTTGGACGAAAGCGTTAATGATTCTTCT GATGGCGATGACGACAAAATAGCCAGGGTCGATTCTAGTATGTCAAGTGTAAAAGCACTCATAGATGAAGAAATGTCCAAAGCAAAGCAATCAAAGAAGCAAACTTCGAGCGAGACGATTGAACAAAAAAGGCCCGATTTAGAAAACAGAGTTTGCTTAGAGGAAACTTACAACCACACAAACAAGAGTTCTAGTGTAGCCTGCGATGTAAACTTACATGATTCAGGAGCTTCTGCAAGCTTGGACCATGACCAATCTCATCATCCGAATTCAAGGGAAAGATTTTCAGAAGTGGAAGAGTTCTTCGATCAGAACCATCCAAACCATGAGATTGGGACCTGTTCCTGCCATGCCAAGAAAAGTTCAAGTCATATAAAGCACAATGAGAATGCTAAACATGAAGAAAGACTGGGTGAAACTGCAGAGGCTTTTCTAAATCAGAAGCTAATTGATGCAAAACAACTCCTCGCAGGCGGGCCGCTCCACCAGTCCAAAGAATTCATGGATgcattagagatattaaagtcaAACAAAGACTTGTTTTTAAAGCTCCTGCAGGATCCAAACTCGCTGCTGGTGCAACACATTCATGAGCTGCAAAATGCTCAGGCAGGAGTTGGATTGTCAGAAGAGATCAATAATTCAATGCAATTGCAAGAACCTGTCAGTAATAAACAGTATCAGAAACAAAGAAGATATAGATTTTTTGGACGGAGAGATAAGATGACAGAGGGTAAAAACCCATCAAAGGGAAGTGATGGCCCTCCGACTTCAAGCAGAATAGTTGTTTTGAAGCCTAGCCCCATAACCAGTCCAGGCTCTTCGCCGCAACCCCATTTCAGCTCGAGGAGTCGAGGGCAGAGCGAAAGAGCCCCCTCCCAGTTTTCTATTACGGAAATCAAAAGGAAACTGAAACATTCAATTGGAGAAAACAGAAAGGAACGACATTGGATAACTATGGACGGTATTCTACATAGAGTCCCACACAGGAGTGTAAATTCGGGAGATGGTGGCAAGCCGAAGGAATGTGAATCAAGCAATGAATATGAAGGCAGTTTGCCTAGCTATGATAGCTGCAAGAATATAAACACGACGACTGTGGTGTACTCCCCACGAAGAGAATCCGCAATCTATGAAGAAGCTAAGAGGCATCTTGCAGAAATGCTGAGTGCTGGGGTTGAAGATGGGGAGCTGCCAACGAGGCGGGTCGCACGAACCTTGGGAAGAATACTTTCCATGCCAGAAAGTAGCATGCAGTCACCCGAATTTAGTACTGGAAGGAACAAGGAACCTAGATTCGAACATGAAGAGATGAGATTTTCACCAAGCGATGATTTTCAATGTCGTAGCGAAAATGGATTGAGATACAAGAAAGAAATAACTGTCAACCGTTCAAGTCCATTAAGGCAGAATGTTGAGAGCTCGTCGTGGGCTAATAATACCAATGACCCAGATGGTGAACTTCAAGTGCCCGATTCTAATTCGGAACTACTGGAGCAAATTCTTCCTGATATAGAAATGCAACCAAGCGGTATAAGAGGTCATCTAAGTCCAAAAG GCGGTATGGAAATCCAAGAAATAACTGACGCCGTGCGCATCGAAGAGACTGACCACATGGATGCACCCTCCAAACCAGCTAATGACCAACAAATTGACAACAAACACCACAACATAGATGCCTCTGAAAATTGTGGGGAAGAGGGATCTTCCGAATGCTCAATATCG GACTCATCTGAAGAGAAGGCAATACTGCCATTGATACCAGCTTCTTTCTCGGAAAGCCCTTTACATATCCATGAAACTGAAGATCCAGATAGCATCGGCGAAAAGCAAGAGCGGCCTAGTCCGGTATCTGTTCTCGATCCCTTCTTCGTGGAAGATGTCACTTCTGCGAGCTCTGAAGCCCGACATG TTGATCTGACAATTCAACCACGGCAAATCCATTTTGAAGAACACCACCATCATTCTATCTCAACCGCTCCTTTGGATCCTGAAATCAATCTAAGAACTCGTATGGTGGGAAAGGAATCCGAATTCGAGTATGTACGAACCGTGTTACAAGCATCCGGCTTAAGCTGTGACGGTTTCATGGCGAGATGGCATTCTTCAGGCCATCTGCTCGATCCATACTTGTTTGACGAAGTAGAGGCCTCATTTACAGCCCAATCATCGGATGACCAGAAGCTTCTCTTTGATTGCATAAACGAAGTTCTCGGGGAGGTTTATGAGCGGTTTTTCAGTTGCTCACCTTGGGTATCATTTGTCAAACCCAACATTCGGCCAATTCCTATGGGGAAAAACCTCGTCCGAGAGGTATGGGAAGGCATTGATCGGCTTTTTCCCACTCAGTATCCACATACGCTAGACCAGATCGTTGGAAAAGACATGGAAAAAGACGGAACATGGATGAATCTTCAATCTGAGGTAGAAAGCTTTGGCAACGAGATGGGAGATCTCATTCTTGAAAGACTACTGGAAGAGACGATACTGGAACTATGGGAATAA